A window of Paenibacillus sp. contains these coding sequences:
- a CDS encoding DUF350 domain-containing protein — protein sequence MSQWEFITNFFLYLIVAVPMMGVGILVFQLTTPYNEFALIREGADPNDPTKQAAAKAAAHDLGGKIIGLAIVLASAVYHSIGLWDLALWGLIGVAAQVGVFYLFEWLTPFRVVSEIPKGNVSVGLFASRLSIATGVLLAALISY from the coding sequence ATGAGTCAGTGGGAATTTATTACGAATTTCTTCCTGTATTTGATCGTGGCGGTGCCGATGATGGGCGTCGGCATCTTGGTGTTCCAATTGACGACGCCCTACAACGAGTTCGCGTTGATTCGCGAGGGTGCGGATCCGAACGACCCGACGAAGCAAGCGGCGGCGAAAGCCGCGGCGCACGACCTGGGCGGCAAAATCATCGGCCTTGCCATCGTGCTCGCGTCGGCGGTGTACCATTCGATCGGGTTGTGGGACCTCGCGCTGTGGGGATTGATCGGCGTAGCGGCCCAGGTCGGCGTGTTTTATTTGTTCGAATGGCTGACGCCGTTCCGGGTCGTCAGCGAAATTCCGAAGGGCAACGTGTCCGTCGGCTTGTTCGCTTCCCGTCTCAGCATCGCTACGGGCGTGCTCCTGGCGGCGCTCATCAGCTATTGA